One Candidatus Binataceae bacterium genomic window, CGACATCTTCACGCGTGTGATCGACGATAACATCCGCGCCATATTGACGCGCCAGCTCCTGGCGTTTCGGCACGGAATCGACGCCGATAATCAGGCCCGCGCCGCGCAGGCGCGCGCCGGCGATCGCCATCAGGCCGACCGAGCCCAGCGCGAAGACCGCGACTGCGCCGCCGATCGGAATGTCGCCGTTCTCGGCGGCCTTGAAGCCGGTGGTCATCATGTCGCAGCAGTAGACCGCGGCTTCGTCGCTGACTCCAGTTGGGATAATCGCCATGTTCGCGTCGGCGTCATTGACGTGGAAATACTCGGCGAAAGTGCCGTCCTTGGTATTAGCGAATTTCCATCCGCCGAGGGCCGCGCCGGATTGTGAGGGATAGCCGGCCTGCGCCGCCGGATCGCCCCAATCCGGTGTGATCGCGCCGACGACGACGCGATCGCCCGGCTTGAAATGCGTGATCGCAGCGCCGACCTCGTGCACGAGGCCGACCGCTTCATGCCCGAGCGTGAGATTTTCGCGCGGGCCGATCGCGCCGTGCACAGTATGCGCGTCGGAGGTGCAGATGAGCGCGCGCGTCGCCTTGATAATCGCGTCGTTGGGACCGGGCTTGGGGATCGGCTTGTCGGCGAAGCCCACGCGCCCGATACCCTGCATCACGAATGCCTTCATTCGATTACCTCGCGTGGATAACCAGCGGTAGCAGATTGCTCGTTATAGTTTTCCTTCGGCCAGGGCCTTGTCCAGCGCGCCGATATTGGTTTCGTGGCCGTCCGCCATGACGCGCAGAAACGCCTGCAGCGGCTCATCTTTAAGCGCCGGCAACTGCTCGACGATCTTGCGAATGACCCAGCGCTGGCCGCGGTTGAGAAGTTCGAGCCGGCCCTTGAAGTCCGGCACGGCGCGAACCTTCTCGACAAAGTCGCCGGTCTTGTTCGAGGCGGTCCCGCCGAGTCGCCGGACGTGCGCGGCCAGCTCGCCGGCATAGTAGCCTTCGTCGTGGCCGACCTTTTTCAGCATCTCGCGCAAGTCCAGTGACTGCGCCTGATCGGTCAATTCGTGCAAGATGCGCCCGCCCGCGCGTTCGGCCTCGCCCAACACGTTGAGGAACTCTTCGAGCTGCTTTTCCATAGTCAATTACCTCCGCATGCCCTTACATTATCACGACCGCCATCGAGGTATGAGCGGATGCGCTCGGGCGGCCCGCAGTTACATCACCGGTCTGATCGGACAATAGGCCTGGCCATAGGCGCCCTGGCGCGCGAGCGCCTCGCGCACCGATTCGATCAATGGTTCGAGCCCATGCGGCGGCCGCCACGAGGCGGTCCCGAAGATATGACCACTCAGGAGGCGTCCGAACCAGCTCACCTGCGCGGGCAGTTCGACGATCCGCACCGGCTCATGCGGGT contains:
- a CDS encoding DUF6306 domain-containing protein, whose translation is MEKQLEEFLNVLGEAERAGGRILHELTDQAQSLDLREMLKKVGHDEGYYAGELAAHVRRLGGTASNKTGDFVEKVRAVPDFKGRLELLNRGQRWVIRKIVEQLPALKDEPLQAFLRVMADGHETNIGALDKALAEGKL
- a CDS encoding NAD(P)-dependent alcohol dehydrogenase gives rise to the protein MKAFVMQGIGRVGFADKPIPKPGPNDAIIKATRALICTSDAHTVHGAIGPRENLTLGHEAVGLVHEVGAAITHFKPGDRVVVGAITPDWGDPAAQAGYPSQSGAALGGWKFANTKDGTFAEYFHVNDADANMAIIPTGVSDEAAVYCCDMMTTGFKAAENGDIPIGGAVAVFALGSVGLMAIAGARLRGAGLIIGVDSVPKRQELARQYGADVIVDHTREDVVARILELTGGAGVDAAIEALGGNEPFANAIKVTKPGGTISNAGYHGKGDFVNIPRLEWGVGMAEKTIRTLLCPGGRLRMERMLRILRSGRLDPTKMTTHTFKFDQLEHAFETMDKKLDGIIKPLITF